Part of the Cloacibacterium caeni genome is shown below.
TCTACAGCCAAAAGTAAAAAAAGAACTTCTTTTTTCGATGAATATTTTGGCGTGGAGAGCTATTGGAAACGCCTTAGATGTAGATGTGCTGAAAATGGCTCCAGAATATAAAAATTTCGACAATCCATTTTTGGCATTACAAGATGAATTAGATATTCTCATCAGCGATTTCAAAAAGAATCAAGCCATCGTTCTTACTTCTAAAGACAGTCATTATAAGCAAATTAAAATTTATCTTCAACAATGTTTTGCTTTCATCAGCAAAGCTTTCAAAAATGCTTCTAAATACGGAATTTCTGGTAAAACCAATCAGTCTTTACTAAAAATTCGTCAACAATTACAACGTATTTCAGAAATTTTAGAACTTCTAGTCATTGATGATGAAAAAGATGTGATAAGAAAGTCTAAAAATTTGGTTATCAATATTTTAGATTATAAATCTCACCGAAATAACATCCGAGATTTATTCAATGATAGCACCACATTGCTTTCGCATCTCATTACTACACATACCGCAGAAACAGGAACCAATTACATTACGACTTCGCCAAAAGAATATCTTAAAATGTTCAAAAAAGCAAGTGGAGGCGGAATTATCGTAGGTGCGCTTTGTGTTATAAAAATGCTATATGCTTATGTTCCAGGCAGTGAATTTTACCATGCGTTTTTATACTCTTTTAATTATGCGATGGGTTTCATTATGATTTATTTAATGAATTTCACGCTGGCTACAAAACAACCAGCCATGACAGCTGCAACGATGGCAAAAGTGCTTTCTGAAGGAAAAAATAATTCTAAAAATTATCTAGATTTTGCCCATTTGGTTTCCAAATTATTCAGGAGTCAGTTCATTGCGTTTGTAGGAAATGTATTGCTGAGTTTCCCGATTGCGTTGGCCATTATTTATGGTTTAGAAATTCTTTTCGGACAGAATTTTGCCATTGAAAAATCTTCCACTCTGCTCAAAGATTTAGATCCATTTCATTCTAAAGCCTTATTCCATGCAGCTTTAGCGGGAGTTTATCTTTTCATTTCGGGGATTATTGCAGGAAATGTAGGAAACACCTCTGTTTTCTATAAAATTCCAGAACGAATTGCCAAAAATCCTTATATCCATTACCTTTTCGGAAGAAATTTTGCCGAAAATCTTTCACAATATTATTCTAAAAATTGGGCGGGAATTATGTCTAACCTTTGGTTAGGGATTTTCTTAGGTTCTACAGCCACCATCGGTAAGTTTTTTGGACTGGATTTAGATATTCGTCATATTACTTTCGCGGCCGGAAATTTTGCATTAGGATTATACGGAAAAGAATTTTCCATCGATACCCAAACGTTTATTATTGCTTTTGTAACGGTATTTGTAATTGGGTTCTTAAACTTTATTGTAAGTTTTGGATTGTCAATGTTTCTGGCATTCCGTTCTAGAAAAGTGAACTTTGGTGAGGTGAGAAATCTTAACCGAAGCATCATTAAATATTTCTTCAAAAATCCGCTGATTTTCTTTTTCCCAATTCGTTCTGTGTTAGACGAAAGAGCCAAAAAATTAATTTCAGACACTACAAAACATACACATCCATAAATTGGTCGGCGCCAAATTCTTCTTGAAATTTCTTGAGGAAAAATGATTTTTTCATTCTAAAATCATTTCTGAAAAGTGGAGATTTTATTCTGATTTCTAGAATTTTTTCATTCAGATTTACGCTTTCTATTTCTTTGAAAAAGGCTTCGTCTAAATAGTTTTTTAGAA
Proteins encoded:
- a CDS encoding recombinase — translated: MRDLKPLTELFHSLQKENFSEFLTFLKEHEEIRQNLVYYINTVFMGRAFNLSLTEANILSEDAFFPELRKRILSKFLPPVEDDNTISNIISNVFFRDNADFKFIKKVSRQESDELFRMLEIDRMILQPKVKKELLFSMNILAWRAIGNALDVDVLKMAPEYKNFDNPFLALQDELDILISDFKKNQAIVLTSKDSHYKQIKIYLQQCFAFISKAFKNASKYGISGKTNQSLLKIRQQLQRISEILELLVIDDEKDVIRKSKNLVINILDYKSHRNNIRDLFNDSTTLLSHLITTHTAETGTNYITTSPKEYLKMFKKASGGGIIVGALCVIKMLYAYVPGSEFYHAFLYSFNYAMGFIMIYLMNFTLATKQPAMTAATMAKVLSEGKNNSKNYLDFAHLVSKLFRSQFIAFVGNVLLSFPIALAIIYGLEILFGQNFAIEKSSTLLKDLDPFHSKALFHAALAGVYLFISGIIAGNVGNTSVFYKIPERIAKNPYIHYLFGRNFAENLSQYYSKNWAGIMSNLWLGIFLGSTATIGKFFGLDLDIRHITFAAGNFALGLYGKEFSIDTQTFIIAFVTVFVIGFLNFIVSFGLSMFLAFRSRKVNFGEVRNLNRSIIKYFFKNPLIFFFPIRSVLDERAKKLISDTTKHTHP